The following are encoded together in the Xiphophorus hellerii strain 12219 chromosome 3, Xiphophorus_hellerii-4.1, whole genome shotgun sequence genome:
- the otud7b gene encoding OTU domain-containing protein 7B isoform X1: MTVDMDAVLSDFVRSTGAEPGLARDLLEGKNWDFTAALSDFEQLRQVHAGNLTYSFPEDRIYQPPEKEMARVGRPVLHRQDEVVQAASEKRLSRGISHASSTIVSLARSHVSSTGGSSSEPLLDTPLCTFQLPDLTVYRDDFRSFIERDLIEQSMMVALENAGRLNWWTKVVPNCQNLLPLATSGDGNCLLHAASLGMWGFHDRDLMLRKSLYALMDHGLEREALKRRWRWQQTQQNKESGLVYTEEEWQKEWNELLKLASSEPRIHYSTNGTNGAESSDEPVYESLEEFHVFVLAHVLRRPIVVVADTMLRDSGGEAFAPIPFGGIYLPLEVPAAKCHRSPLVLAYDQAHFSALVSMEQKDSSKDQAVVIPLTDSEHKMLPLHFAVDPGKDWEWGKDDTDNVMLASVALSLEAKLQMLHTYLTVTWLPLPCEQAPLAQPESPTASAGEDARTPPDSGESDKESVSSSSNGNGEATAGSTANGSGSLAKNSSSSSSSSSSSGSAGTGTGGKDKTKKDKEKDKKRADTVANKLGSFGKTLGSKLKKNVGGLMTGKNAGAASAKPEGGEKKKGSFRGRKGSKDSSPSTQASEDSGKGSPSSGSERLLGTMSSMSSSGGSSTESEHYKYSADVKVSLGILRAAMQGERKLIFASLLTTSNRQPFQEEMIQRYLSDAEDRFRAEQEQQRRDAERKGVASNLQPPKKEELSYRPFDAKEERTESLPPSFNPTPLSPSLYSAVIPIPRPSFIDQPHVPTPLTQHLHMHGHLDARRQLAGGSPAASYPGLPAYATLPRHCPATPGPSHPQYIPSSLSPSRLAPSYPPEFDPPDYPGAEPVAGGYTNGFRELNAGLDCRSGQPPIRHYSLGSAGGLSCLQSSRCRTPSCNYYGHPETGNYCSYCYREELRKRETEPAVHRF; encoded by the exons CGGCGTCAGAGAAGCGTCTGTCGAGGGGCATTTCTCACGCCAGTTCCACCATCGTTTCGCTGGCCCGCTCTCACGTCTCCAGCACTggcggcagcagcagcgagCCGCTCCTCGACACGCCGCTCTGCACTTTCCAACTACCGGACCTCACTGTGTACAGGGACGACTTCCGCAGCTTCATCGAGAGGGACCTGATCGAGCAGTCCATGATGGTGGCCTTGGAGAACGCCG GACGACTGAACTGGTGGACGAAAGTGGTCCCAAACTGTCAGAATCTGTTGCCGCTAGCGACGAGCGGAGACGGAAACTGCCTGTTGCACGCCGCCTCGCTCG GAATGTGGGGCTTCCATGATCGTGACCTGATGTTGCGGAAGTCTCTGTATGCGCTGATGGATCACGGCCTGGAGAGAGAAGCTCTGAAGCGCAGGTGGAGGTGGCAGCAGACCCAGCAGAACAAAGAG TCCGGGTTGGTGTACACGGAGGAGGAGTGGCAGAAAGAGTGGAACGAGCTGTTGAAGCTGGCCTCCAGCGAGCCAAGAATCCACTACAGCACCAACGGCACCAACGG GGCGGAATCGTCTGACGAGCCGGTCTATGAGAGCTTAGAGGAGTTTCACGTCTTCGTCCTGGCTCACGTCCTCAGAAGGCCCATCGTGGTGGTGGCCGACACCATGCTGAGGGACTCTGGAGGAGAAG CCTTTGCTCCCATCCCATTTGGAGGCATCTACCTACCGCTGGAGGTGCCAGCTGCCAAGTGCCATCGCTCTCCCCTGGTCCTGGCATACGATCAGGCACACTTCTCTGCCCTGGTCTCCATGGAGCAGAAGGACAGCTCCAAAGATCAAG CAGTTGTGATTCCACTCACTGACTCGGAGCACAAAATGCTGCCTCTGCACTTTGCTGTGGATCCTGGGAAGGACTGGGAATGGGGAAAAGATGACACAGACAATGTGATGCTGGCGAG TGTGGCGCTCTCATTGGAGGCCAAGCTCCAGATGTTACACACCTATCTGACGGTAACCTGGCTGCCGCTGCCGTGTGAG CAAGCCCCTCTGGCCCAGCCCGAATCCCCCACAGCGTCTGCCGGAGAGGACGCCCGAACGCCTCCCGACTCCGGAGAGTCGGACAAGGAGTcggtcagcagcagctccaacGGCAACGGAGAAGCAACGGCGGGCTCCACCGCCAACGGCAGCGGGTCGTTGGCCAAAAACAGCTCGTCTtcttcctccagctcctccagcagcGGGTCCGCCGGCACCGGGACGGGCGGGAAGGACAAAACCAAGAAGGATAAAGAGAAAGACAAGAAGAGGGCGGACACTGTGGCAAACAAGCTCGGCAGTTTTGGGAAGACGCTGGGCAGCAAGCTGAAGAAGAACGTCGGCGGGCTGATGACGGGGAAGAACGCCGGAGCGGCCAGCGCCAAACCGGAAGGCGGGGAGAAGAAGAAGGGCTCGTTCAGGGGCAGGAAGGGCAGCAAGGACAGTTCGCCGTCGACCCAGGCCTCTGAGGACTCCGGGAAGGGATCGCCGTCGTCGGGCAGCGAGCGCCTCCTGGGGACCATGAGCAGCATGagcagcagcggcggcagcagcaCAGAAAGTGAGCACTACAAGTACAGCGCCGACGTGAAGGTGAGCCTGGGCATCCTGCGCGCCGCCATGCAGGGCGAGAGGAAGCTCATCTTTGCCAGCCTCCTCACCACCAGCAACCGCCAGCCCTTCCAGGAGGAGATGATCCAGCGCTACCTCTCCGACGCCGAGGACCGCTTCCGCGCTGAGCAGGAGCAGCAGCGGCGCGACGCCGAGCGGAAAGGCGTCGCCAGTAACCTCCAGCCGCCAAAGAAGGAGGAGCTGAGCTACCGGCCGTTTGACGCCAAAGAGGAGCGGACGGAGTCCTTACCGCCCTCCTTCAACCCCACGCCGCTGAGCCCCTCCCTCTACTCCGCGGTCATCCCCATCCCTCGCCCGTCGTTCATCGACCAGCCCCACGTGCCGACGCCGCTGACTCAGCACCTCCACATGCACGGCCACCTGGACGCACGGCGCCAGCTGGCTGGCGGCTCTCCGGCCGCCTCTTACCCGGGCCTCCCCGCCTACGCGACGCTGCCCCGCCACTGCCCCGCCACGCCGGGTCCCTCCCATCCTCAGTACATCCCCTCGTCCCTCAGCCCCTCCCGGCTCGCCCCCTCTTACCCGCCTGAGTTTGACCCGCCCGATTACCCCGGCGCTGAGCCCGTCGCCGGCGGCTACACCAACGGTTTCCGGGAGCTGAACGCCGGTCTGGACTGTCGAAGCGGGCAGCCCCCCATCAGACACTACTCTCTGGGCAGCGCGGGCGGCCTGTCCTGCCTGCAGTCCAGCCGCTGTCGGACACCCAGTTGCAACTACTACGGCCACCCGGAGACGGGGAACTACTGCTCATACTGCTACCGAGAGGAGCTGAGGAAGAGGGAGACGGAGCCGGCCGTCCACCGCTTCTGA
- the otud7b gene encoding OTU domain-containing protein 7B isoform X2, with amino-acid sequence MTVDMDAVLSDFVRSTGAEPGLARDLLEGKNWDFTAALSDFEQLRQVHAGNLTYSFPEDRIYQPPEKEMARVGRPVLHRQDEVVQAASEKRLSRGISHASSTIVSLARSHVSSTGGSSSEPLLDTPLCTFQLPDLTVYRDDFRSFIERDLIEQSMMVALENAGRLNWWTKVVPNCQNLLPLATSGDGNCLLHAASLGMWGFHDRDLMLRKSLYALMDHGLEREALKRRWRWQQTQQNKESGLVYTEEEWQKEWNELLKLASSEPRIHYSTNGTNGAESSDEPVYESLEEFHVFVLAHVLRRPIVVVADTMLRDSGGEAFAPIPFGGIYLPLEVPAAKCHRSPLVLAYDQAHFSALVSMEQKDSSKDQVVIPLTDSEHKMLPLHFAVDPGKDWEWGKDDTDNVMLASVALSLEAKLQMLHTYLTVTWLPLPCEQAPLAQPESPTASAGEDARTPPDSGESDKESVSSSSNGNGEATAGSTANGSGSLAKNSSSSSSSSSSSGSAGTGTGGKDKTKKDKEKDKKRADTVANKLGSFGKTLGSKLKKNVGGLMTGKNAGAASAKPEGGEKKKGSFRGRKGSKDSSPSTQASEDSGKGSPSSGSERLLGTMSSMSSSGGSSTESEHYKYSADVKVSLGILRAAMQGERKLIFASLLTTSNRQPFQEEMIQRYLSDAEDRFRAEQEQQRRDAERKGVASNLQPPKKEELSYRPFDAKEERTESLPPSFNPTPLSPSLYSAVIPIPRPSFIDQPHVPTPLTQHLHMHGHLDARRQLAGGSPAASYPGLPAYATLPRHCPATPGPSHPQYIPSSLSPSRLAPSYPPEFDPPDYPGAEPVAGGYTNGFRELNAGLDCRSGQPPIRHYSLGSAGGLSCLQSSRCRTPSCNYYGHPETGNYCSYCYREELRKRETEPAVHRF; translated from the exons CGGCGTCAGAGAAGCGTCTGTCGAGGGGCATTTCTCACGCCAGTTCCACCATCGTTTCGCTGGCCCGCTCTCACGTCTCCAGCACTggcggcagcagcagcgagCCGCTCCTCGACACGCCGCTCTGCACTTTCCAACTACCGGACCTCACTGTGTACAGGGACGACTTCCGCAGCTTCATCGAGAGGGACCTGATCGAGCAGTCCATGATGGTGGCCTTGGAGAACGCCG GACGACTGAACTGGTGGACGAAAGTGGTCCCAAACTGTCAGAATCTGTTGCCGCTAGCGACGAGCGGAGACGGAAACTGCCTGTTGCACGCCGCCTCGCTCG GAATGTGGGGCTTCCATGATCGTGACCTGATGTTGCGGAAGTCTCTGTATGCGCTGATGGATCACGGCCTGGAGAGAGAAGCTCTGAAGCGCAGGTGGAGGTGGCAGCAGACCCAGCAGAACAAAGAG TCCGGGTTGGTGTACACGGAGGAGGAGTGGCAGAAAGAGTGGAACGAGCTGTTGAAGCTGGCCTCCAGCGAGCCAAGAATCCACTACAGCACCAACGGCACCAACGG GGCGGAATCGTCTGACGAGCCGGTCTATGAGAGCTTAGAGGAGTTTCACGTCTTCGTCCTGGCTCACGTCCTCAGAAGGCCCATCGTGGTGGTGGCCGACACCATGCTGAGGGACTCTGGAGGAGAAG CCTTTGCTCCCATCCCATTTGGAGGCATCTACCTACCGCTGGAGGTGCCAGCTGCCAAGTGCCATCGCTCTCCCCTGGTCCTGGCATACGATCAGGCACACTTCTCTGCCCTGGTCTCCATGGAGCAGAAGGACAGCTCCAAAGATCAAG TTGTGATTCCACTCACTGACTCGGAGCACAAAATGCTGCCTCTGCACTTTGCTGTGGATCCTGGGAAGGACTGGGAATGGGGAAAAGATGACACAGACAATGTGATGCTGGCGAG TGTGGCGCTCTCATTGGAGGCCAAGCTCCAGATGTTACACACCTATCTGACGGTAACCTGGCTGCCGCTGCCGTGTGAG CAAGCCCCTCTGGCCCAGCCCGAATCCCCCACAGCGTCTGCCGGAGAGGACGCCCGAACGCCTCCCGACTCCGGAGAGTCGGACAAGGAGTcggtcagcagcagctccaacGGCAACGGAGAAGCAACGGCGGGCTCCACCGCCAACGGCAGCGGGTCGTTGGCCAAAAACAGCTCGTCTtcttcctccagctcctccagcagcGGGTCCGCCGGCACCGGGACGGGCGGGAAGGACAAAACCAAGAAGGATAAAGAGAAAGACAAGAAGAGGGCGGACACTGTGGCAAACAAGCTCGGCAGTTTTGGGAAGACGCTGGGCAGCAAGCTGAAGAAGAACGTCGGCGGGCTGATGACGGGGAAGAACGCCGGAGCGGCCAGCGCCAAACCGGAAGGCGGGGAGAAGAAGAAGGGCTCGTTCAGGGGCAGGAAGGGCAGCAAGGACAGTTCGCCGTCGACCCAGGCCTCTGAGGACTCCGGGAAGGGATCGCCGTCGTCGGGCAGCGAGCGCCTCCTGGGGACCATGAGCAGCATGagcagcagcggcggcagcagcaCAGAAAGTGAGCACTACAAGTACAGCGCCGACGTGAAGGTGAGCCTGGGCATCCTGCGCGCCGCCATGCAGGGCGAGAGGAAGCTCATCTTTGCCAGCCTCCTCACCACCAGCAACCGCCAGCCCTTCCAGGAGGAGATGATCCAGCGCTACCTCTCCGACGCCGAGGACCGCTTCCGCGCTGAGCAGGAGCAGCAGCGGCGCGACGCCGAGCGGAAAGGCGTCGCCAGTAACCTCCAGCCGCCAAAGAAGGAGGAGCTGAGCTACCGGCCGTTTGACGCCAAAGAGGAGCGGACGGAGTCCTTACCGCCCTCCTTCAACCCCACGCCGCTGAGCCCCTCCCTCTACTCCGCGGTCATCCCCATCCCTCGCCCGTCGTTCATCGACCAGCCCCACGTGCCGACGCCGCTGACTCAGCACCTCCACATGCACGGCCACCTGGACGCACGGCGCCAGCTGGCTGGCGGCTCTCCGGCCGCCTCTTACCCGGGCCTCCCCGCCTACGCGACGCTGCCCCGCCACTGCCCCGCCACGCCGGGTCCCTCCCATCCTCAGTACATCCCCTCGTCCCTCAGCCCCTCCCGGCTCGCCCCCTCTTACCCGCCTGAGTTTGACCCGCCCGATTACCCCGGCGCTGAGCCCGTCGCCGGCGGCTACACCAACGGTTTCCGGGAGCTGAACGCCGGTCTGGACTGTCGAAGCGGGCAGCCCCCCATCAGACACTACTCTCTGGGCAGCGCGGGCGGCCTGTCCTGCCTGCAGTCCAGCCGCTGTCGGACACCCAGTTGCAACTACTACGGCCACCCGGAGACGGGGAACTACTGCTCATACTGCTACCGAGAGGAGCTGAGGAAGAGGGAGACGGAGCCGGCCGTCCACCGCTTCTGA